Genomic segment of Dactylococcopsis salina PCC 8305:
TTGAAAACGAGTTTAAACGAGAAACCAGTAAAGCTCAAAAAAATGACTCCGTGAAAATGAACGCTCAACTCGAACCCAGTTCCTCGGAAACTGAAACCGTATCTCAAGAAGAATCAACGGAACAATCGAAAGTCAACAGTTAATCTGACTATATCAGCGATCATTACCAACACCTCATAAAAGGAGAAAAGAATGAATGAGCAAAATCCCTATGAACAATTAGGCGTAACGGAAGACGCATCCTTTGAAGAGATACAACAAGCCAAAACGCGGCTGACTCAAGAATATCAAGATGATCAACGGCAGAAAGAAGCCGTAGAAGAGGCTTATGATGCTGTAATTATGGATCGTTTGCGTCTTCGTCAAGAAGGGAAAATTAAAGTTCCAGAGCGCATTCGTTTTCCTGAAAGAGCGAAACCTGCTAAACCGCAACCCCCGTCATCTAGTCAGGGAACTTCTCCCGCTTGGCTACAAAGACTGCTTGATACTCCCTCCCGCAATGATTTATTACTTTCCTCTGGTATTTCCATTGTCCTTGTTGCCATTACGCTTTCCTCGGTTGACAGTGCTTCCCTGACCTTGGGTTTAGGATTTGCCGCTTGTGCTTATTTATTAAACCGTAAAGAAAAGCGTTTGGGGCGTGCTTTAATTATTAGTTTACTGAGTTTATTAGTGGGATTTGGCTTAGGAGCAACCCTAGCGCCAGTTGTGGCAGCAGGAATGCCAGAAGAACAGTTTACCAGTTTAGCGGCGTTATTCTTCTTGTGGTTGGCAAGTAGTTTTTTAAGATAACTGATCAAAAAAAATGTGCTTTCCGAATCCTGTTAAAATGCTCACCAGTGGTTAAAGGAAAATAAAAAAGTAATGACAGAGGAATCAATGATTCCTGTAGTGGTTAATGGTGCTGCAGGAAAAATGGGGCGTGAGGTAATTAAAGCGGTTTCCCAAGCGGAAGGAATGACCCTTGTCGGAGCAGTGGATCAAAATCCAGCTTACATTGGGGAAGATGTCGGAGAAGTGGTCGGTTGTGGTGCGTTGGAAGTTCCCCTTCTCAATGATCTACAGGGAACACTGGTGATGGCAACTCAATATCCCACCCAAGGGGTAATGGTTGATTTTACTCACCCTGATAGTGTGTATGAGAACACTCGCACCGCGATCGCCTACGGGGTGCGTCCAGTGGTGGGAACAACAGGTTTAACGGATAAACAACTCTCCGATTTAACGGATTTCGCGGAAAAAGCAACCACAGGGGCGTTAGTTGTTCCTAATTTTTCCATTGGCATTGTTTTATTGCAACAAGCGGCGATACAAGCGTCAAAATACTTTGATCACGTGGAAATTATCGAACTCCACCACAATCAAAAAGCAGACGCTCCCAGTGGTACTGCCATTAAAACCGCTCAAATGCTCAGTGGCAATGGGAAAACTTATAATCCAGCGCAAGTAGAGGAACAGGAGACGTTAACGGGTGCTAGAGGAGCATTGGCAAATGATAACATTAATGTTCATAGTATCCGTTTACCTGGGTTAATCGCTCATCAGGAAGTGATTTTTGGGGCAAGTGGACAAACTTATACTTTGCGCCATGATACCACCGATCGAGCCGCTTATATGCCTGGGGTAATACTTGCCATCCGTAAAGTAACAGAATTAAAATCTTTGGTGTATGGTTTAGAAAAGATTTTGTAGGGATACTTTTCCCAACGAAATTAATAACTGGTTAAATGTTATATCAGATTTGCTCAATCAATGATAATCAAGTAGGTTCGGTGGAGTTGACGAAACCCAGCAGGAATGATGAGCAATTACCTCAATCTGATAT
This window contains:
- a CDS encoding TatA/E family twin arginine-targeting protein translocase, which translates into the protein MNVFGIGLPEMGLIFVIALLVFGPKKLPEIGSSLGKAIRGFQDASREFENEFKRETSKAQKNDSVKMNAQLEPSSSETETVSQEESTEQSKVNS
- a CDS encoding CPP1-like family protein — translated: MNEQNPYEQLGVTEDASFEEIQQAKTRLTQEYQDDQRQKEAVEEAYDAVIMDRLRLRQEGKIKVPERIRFPERAKPAKPQPPSSSQGTSPAWLQRLLDTPSRNDLLLSSGISIVLVAITLSSVDSASLTLGLGFAACAYLLNRKEKRLGRALIISLLSLLVGFGLGATLAPVVAAGMPEEQFTSLAALFFLWLASSFLR
- the dapB gene encoding 4-hydroxy-tetrahydrodipicolinate reductase, whose translation is MTEESMIPVVVNGAAGKMGREVIKAVSQAEGMTLVGAVDQNPAYIGEDVGEVVGCGALEVPLLNDLQGTLVMATQYPTQGVMVDFTHPDSVYENTRTAIAYGVRPVVGTTGLTDKQLSDLTDFAEKATTGALVVPNFSIGIVLLQQAAIQASKYFDHVEIIELHHNQKADAPSGTAIKTAQMLSGNGKTYNPAQVEEQETLTGARGALANDNINVHSIRLPGLIAHQEVIFGASGQTYTLRHDTTDRAAYMPGVILAIRKVTELKSLVYGLEKIL